A window of the Apostichopus japonicus isolate 1M-3 chromosome 8, ASM3797524v1, whole genome shotgun sequence genome harbors these coding sequences:
- the LOC139970609 gene encoding uncharacterized protein — MADLPNRDEVISVLRRLIEAFEEILAQARKDIEDSPEAFSNQGIWKLEAVSDIYAEAFNSMGISHREQFDKIFFLNKYKNDEGILELHKQMLKLESELDDLMKTLDKSMDGSLVNITRAIVGSKAPLEDDIQLWLVPNKRSVYLREFLEASANLLLIFIRYYG, encoded by the exons ATGGCGGATCTCCCTAATAGAGATGAAGTTATTAGTGTTTTGAGGCGATTAATCGAAGCATTTGAGGAAATTCTTGCCCAGGCTAGGAAAGATATCGAAG ATTCTCCTGAAGCTTTCTCAAATCAAGGAATATGGAAACTAGAAGCTGTGTCAGACATCTACGCTGAAGCGTTTAACAG cATGGGAATTAGCCACAGAGAACAGTTTGACAAGATCTTCTTCCTCAACAAGTACAAGAATGACGAAGGCATTCTAGAGCTACACAAACAAATGTTGAAGCTAGAG AGTGAGTTGGATGATCTAATGAAAACATTAGATAAAAGCATGGATGGTTCTTTAGTGAACATCACGAGAGCCATCGTAGGGAGTAAAGCACCACTTGAAGATGATATTCAGTTGTGGCTAGTTCCAAATAAAAG GTCAGTCTATTTGAGAGAATTTCTCGAGGCATCGGCTAATCTGCTGCTCATCTTCATCCGTTACTATGGATGA